The Nitrospinota bacterium genomic interval TCCTCCGCCGGGTGGGCTGTGTCTTTTCTGTGGCACTTTCCTTGAGGTCACCCTCACTCCGCGTTACGGAGTATCCTGCCCTGTGGAGCCCGGACTTTCCTCTCTCCCGGCCATAAAGCCGGAACAGCGACCACCTGGTTTACTTCGGCCCCAATTCGTGGGGTAATCGTAATAAGTCTATTTTGGCACTGCCGGATGTTCTTCAGTTTCTTCCACCCAAAAAAGGAAACGCGAACAATGCGGGCAGGGGTGGATTTCATTCCCAACTTTCACATCAATCACCACTTGCGGCAATACCAGTTGAAAACACCCCTGACACACGCTGTCAAGGAGGCGAACGACAGCAACGCCATCTCTGTGACTTGTAATTTTATTATAGCTCTTAGCCCATTCTGGCGCAATACAACCTATCAGTCCCTGGCGTTTATCCCTGGCATCTTCCAACTCCTGTTTGACCCGTTCACCTTCTGCTTCCTTCTTGGCTTTATACTCTTTAAAGGTGATTTCCTCTTCCTTAAACCGGGCTTCAATGGCGGGAATTTCACCCTCCTTGATTTCTAAAGCTTCCATGATCTCCAGCTCTTTATCTTCGATACTGGAGATTTTTTGCTTTACAGAATCGACTTCCGTCACGATTGCAGTGTATTCCTTATTGGTTTTGACCAACGGCAATTTGGTCTTGGTCTTTGCCATGTGGTCATTTTCTGTCTGGACATCCGCCTGCAACTGCTTCTGCGATTTCCGCATGGAGGCGATGACTTCACGGGCCTGCTCTATTTCCTTGGTCAAGGCCGCCATTTCCGCTGTGGCCGACTGGATTTGATTGGGGATGGAAGCCAAGGCATTCTCAAATTCGGAAATTTCCCGATCAAGAGCTTGCAAATCGATCAGCTTTTGCAATTCGGCATTCATAGAAAAACTCCGGCCTTCAGGCTTGCAGTTAAGTTAATTTGGGATGGTATTGGGTTTCAAAGACTTGTGAGGAATGTAGCACGGGGGTCGGTGGGAATGCAAATTTTTAAGAAAAATACCCGTTGCGCAAGCTGAGTAAAGGTAGGGTTGCCGGGGAGATGGACTGGAGCCGACAAACCCTACCAAAGAAGAAGATTCAAGCCGTTTTCTTGTCCTTAAATTTTGCCTCCCAGTAAACAAGAAACACGCTGGCAACAAAAATTGAGGAATACGTCCCGATGACAATTCCCACCAGCAGGGCAAAGGAAAAATCATGGATGATCGCGCCGCCCTGGAAAAACAGGGCCAGCACCACAAGCAACGTGGTCCCCGAAGTCAAAAGCGTGCGACTGAGGGTCTGGTTGATACTGGTGTTGATCAACTCCATGAGCGGGATTTTTCCCCGGCGCCGCATATTTTCACGGATGCGGTCAAAGATGACAATGGTGTCGTTGAGGGAATAACCGATGATGGTCAGAAAGGCGGCAACGATCACCAAGGAGAACTCCTTATCGGTGATCGAAAAAGCGCCCATCGTAATCAAAACGTCATGAATGAGGGCAATGACCGCACCAATGGCATACTGTAATTCAAAGCGCCAGGAAATATAAATGACAATGCCAATAATGGCATAGACGATGGAGAGGAGTGCCTTTTCGCGCAGGTCTTGCCCCACCTTGGGCCCCACCATTTCAACCCGCTCCACGATAATATCGTCGAGGTTAAACTTATCCTTTAAACTATTTTTAACTTGCGAACCAACCTCCTCCAGCTTTTCCTCCGACCGCTGAACCCGGATCAGAATGTCATTTTTCGTTCCGAATTCCTGGATCGTGCTCTCGCCCAGACCAATGGTCTTGAGGCCATCCCGGATATTATTAATATCTGGAGCCGTTTTAAATTG includes:
- a CDS encoding C4-type zinc ribbon domain-containing protein; translation: MNAELQKLIDLQALDREISEFENALASIPNQIQSATAEMAALTKEIEQAREVIASMRKSQKQLQADVQTENDHMAKTKTKLPLVKTNKEYTAIVTEVDSVKQKISSIEDKELEIMEALEIKEGEIPAIEARFKEEEITFKEYKAKKEAEGERVKQELEDARDKRQGLIGCIAPEWAKSYNKITSHRDGVAVVRLLDSVCQGCFQLVLPQVVIDVKVGNEIHPCPHCSRFLFWVEETEEHPAVPK
- the secF gene encoding protein translocase subunit SecF; translation: MEIFKRPTEIDFMGKMRAALIFSGILILASLISVGVQGGLKFGIDFSGGTLIQLQFKTAPDINNIRDGLKTIGLGESTIQEFGTKNDILIRVQRSEEKLEEVGSQVKNSLKDKFNLDDIIVERVEMVGPKVGQDLREKALLSIVYAIIGIVIYISWRFELQYAIGAVIALIHDVLITMGAFSITDKEFSLVIVAAFLTIIGYSLNDTIVIFDRIRENMRRRGKIPLMELINTSINQTLSRTLLTSGTTLLVVLALFFQGGAIIHDFSFALLVGIVIGTYSSIFVASVFLVYWEAKFKDKKTA